The uncultured Trichococcus sp. DNA segment ATTACATTCTCCGGAACAAAGCTTCCATCAAAAATATGAACATCAAGGATTTGGCGGCGAAGGTGGATACATCGACGTCCAGCATCACCCGTTTCTGCAAACATATCAATATCGATGGGTTTGTGGATATGAAGATTGCGTTGCGTTCTGCGACAAGCAACCAGCCGTCGAAAGAAATGCCGACCGTATATGATGATATTTATGGCTACTATACGCAAGTCATCGATGAAACCAATCAGATGATCGAGGATCAAGCAATCGAAACGGTTGTCGATTGGATCAAAAACGCAAAAAAAACGGTCATCTACGGCATCGGCAGTTCCGGATTCACGGCCGCTGAATTGGCGCAACGCTTGATCCGGATGGGCCTGAATGTCACAGGGGTCACCGACTCCCACTTGATGATCATCAACAGCTCAATCATCAAGGAGGACGAATTGGTGATCGCCATTTCCAATTCGGGGGAAACGCCCGAGTTGATTGCGTCGTTGGAAATCGCAAAAAAGAAAAAAGCGAAAATCATCGCGCTGACCAGCTTCAAAAACAGTTCACTGACAAAGCTGGCGGATGTCACGTGCTTCGGTTACCACTCACGGTTCGTCAACAACACGGTGTTCGTCAATACGCAGTTCGGGATGGTGTACCTGATCGATGTGATTTCGACGCTCCTGCTGCAGGACGAGGACTTCCAATACAACATGGATCTGACGCGGGCAAATGTGCAGGGTTATTCAAAAAAAACGGAATAGCAAGTGGCGCGCATAGCCTGTGCGTCCATGAAAAAATTCAGGTCGTAATCAAAGAGGGGAAAGACTAATGAAAAAAGTAATCATCCATGCAGAGGTTTATACGGGAGAAACCGTCATCGCCGATGGGTTTGTCCGGTTCGGAAAAGAAATCAGCGCAGTCGGGAAGATGTCGGAATACGTTCCGGAAACCGGCGATGAAGTGATCGATGCAGCCGGAAGCAGGCTGATGCCGGGCTTCATTGATGTCCACAGCCACGGCGGTTACGGCATGGACAATATGGACGGTGATGCCGATGAAATCAACCGGATGATCGGAAAGATGCATCAAGAAGGGATCACCAGCTATTTTCCGACGACGATGACGCAATCGACTGAAAATATCGAGAAGGCATTGATCGGTATCCGCAAGGCTGCAGAAAAAAATCCGGTCATCCAAGGCATCCACCTCGAAGGCCCCTTCATTTCAGCGGTTTTTAAGGGAGCGCAACCGGAAGAGCACATCAAATTGCCGGATGCGGCCTTGATGCGCAGGTGGCAGGAATTGAGCGGGGGATTGATCCGATTGGTCACCTATGCGCCGGAGACAAGCGATGCGACTGCTTTCGAAAGTTATTGTCTGGACAACCAGATTGTGCTTTCGGTAGGGCATTCAAATGCTCAGCGCAGCCAATTGCAACAATCTAAGGCATCGCACATCACCCATCTCTATAATGCGCAGAGAGGGCTCCACCACCGTGAACCGGGTGTGACCGGGCATGCGTTCCTGGAGGACGATATCTATGTGGAAATGATTGTCGACGGTCTGCATATCGATCCGGAAATGGTGAAGCTTGCCTTCAAACAGAAGGGTGCCGACCGCATCGAATTGATTACCGACGCCATGCGCGCCAAAGGGATGGGCGATGGCATCAGCGAGTTGGGCGGGCAGAAGGTCATCGTCAAAGATGGCGAAGCACGTCTGGAAAGCGGAAATCTGGCAGGAAGTGTGCTGGAATTCCAGAAAGCCTTCGAGAACGTCATCAGCTTTACCGGATGCAGCATTTCCGATGCGGTAAAAATGAGTTCGGTCAATCAGGCGCGCGAATTCGGTCTTGTGCGAAAAGGGAGTATCGCACCTGGAAAAGATGCGGATATGGTGCTGCTTTCGAAGGCATTCACAGTGGAGCGGACAATCAGTTTCGGAAAAACAGTATTCAATAAAAACGGAAAGTAGGTTACCTATCATGAAATTAATTATTAAAGCGAATCCAGAAGAGGCGAGCCGTTGTGCATTCGAAAAAATCCAGGAGGCAATGGAAAGCGGAGCAAAAGTGCTCGGATTGGCAACCGGCAGCACGCCGGAGAGGCTGTACCGGATCATGCGGGAAAGTGAGCTTGATTTCTCGGGGATGACATCGATCAATCTGGATGAATACATGGGATTGTCCGAGGACAGCCCACACAGCTATCATCACTTTATGCATGAGCAATTATTTGATGCAAAGCCCTTCAAAAAAAACTATCTGCTGGATGGCTTGGCGGATGAGGAGGAAGAATGCGCGCAATTCGAAGAAATCATTGCAGCGAACCCGATAGACGTGCAGATACTGGGCATCGGCACGAACGGGCATATCGGTTTCAATGAGCCGGGTACCCCGTTTGATTCCCGGACCCAGAAAGTGGCGCTGTGGCAATCCACGATCGATTCCAACAAGCGTTACTTCGCGGATGAAAAGGATGTACCGCGTTTTGCTTATTCAATGGGAATCCAAACAATCCTCTCAGCTAAAAAAATCATCCTGATGGCTTTCGGAAAGGAAAAAGCCTCTGCTGTCAAAGCAGCGTTGGAAGGACCAATCACAGAAGACCTGCCTGCTAGCGTTCTGCAGACGCACAAGGATGTGACCGTGATACTGGACGAAGAAGCCGCACAACTGCTCAGCAAAAAATAGTGAGCTGGCGGTCTTCAGTCCATTTCCGGAAGTATCCTGATTGTTGTTTCGAGCTAAAACGTTTACAATAGAGGCAGAGATAGCATGGGAAACATGTAATCCAGGAATCCAAGAATCCAAGGCGGTGATGGAAATGTTGACTGTCGAGACGGCCAGAACATGGTTGAGCTTGTTCATCGAGAAGCTGGAAAAAAACGAAAAGTATCTGAATTCGTTGGACGAATCCATCGGTGACGGCGATCACGGGGCCAATATGCTTCGGGGCGCCAACGAATTAAAAGTCAATTTGACGGGTGAATCCTCTGTACTCTTACCGGATTTATTCAAACTAGCGGGGATGTCGTTCATCAAGAAAACGGGTGGAGCAGCCGGACTTCTGTACGGCCAAGCCTTCCTGCATATGTCACAGGCCTTGCAGGCGAGTAGCGATTTACTGGACAGCCTTACAAGTGGGCTTGAAGGAATCCAGAAGGTTGGCCAAGCGGAATTGCAGGAGAAGACGCTGGTGGATGTTTGGAGTCCGGTCATAGAAGATATCCGTAATAAATGCCTGTCGTTGGAAAGGATCAATGCGCATGTCACAAGTACGAAGGGTTTTCAGGCGAAAAAGGGCCGCGCGGCTTATGTGTCGGAACAGCTGAATGGCCATATCGACCCGGGAGCTGCCTCATGCGGTTATTTCTTTGAGGCCATGTTGGAAGCGGGGGTGTACGATGAGTGAGCAGTACGGCATCTTATTGGTTTCGCATGTTGCGGAACTTGCTGACGGGCTGGCCCGTTTGCTGAAACAGGTAGCGGAGGACGTTAGCGTAAAAGCAATCGGCGGAGCGGAAGACGGCGGCATCGGTACGAGCTTTGATAAAGCCACAGCGGCTCTCAATGAAATGTCAGAGCCTAATATATTGGCCTTTTATGATTTGGGCAGCGCCAAGATGAATCTTGAGCTGGTAAGTGAAATGTCCGAAAAAAATCTGATCATTTGCGATGCGGCATTTGTGGAGGGAGCGTATCTGACAGCAGCTTTGCTGCAGGCTGATACGCCTTATGAAAAAATCTGTGAACAGTTGCAGGAATTGTACGTGAAATGAAATATTGAAGCCAAAAATAACCCATGAGGTTTTCCTTCTCAAAAGGAGACTCTCATGGGTTATTTTTTTGAAAAGACTGGCTTTCTCAGCGATTAATTTCTGGAGCTAAACGACTTTTCTCACGCTCTTATTAGACGCGTTCTGATTCGCAGGGGGTTCCGCCTAAGCTGCTATTACGTCACGGCCAAAAAGCGGCCGTTCTCGTAATAGCCTCTTAGTGCTCATCCCCTGAACGCGAATCATCACGCTCTTTATTCTGTGTAGGCGAGTTTTTTTGAGATTTCTTTCGACATGCGCAGCATGTACTCTTTTATTTTCTCTACTTTTTCATCAGTCATACGGAAGACGGGGCCGCTGATGCTGATGGCCGCGACGACTTTTCCAGTGTAATCGATAAGCGGTACCGAAATGCATCTGGCTCCGATTTCGCATTCCTCGTTATCCATCGCCACACCTGTTTCCTGGACAGTTTCCAGCTCTTTAAAAAGAGCTTCGGGTGTTGTAAGGGTTTTGGCGGTCAATGCCGGCATTCCTTTTTCTTTCAGGATGTCTTCGATTTCCTTCTCCGTGTAGTTCTGAAGAATATTTTTTCCGACGCTGGTCGCATGTAACGGAGCTCTTTTTCCGATCCGTTGCATCGTCTTCAGCATGTTGTCCGGCCCGTTGATGACATCGATGTAAACCACTTCATGATCTTCTTCGATAGCCAAGCAGGAGGATTCCTGGAATTCCTTCGATAACGCGACCAGATCGTCATGGACCAAGTTGCGGATATCATATTGCCCGCTCACCAGACTGCCCAGTTGGGCCAATTTCAAGGTAAGTGCATATTTGGATGAGTCGGCGTTTTGGTAAACATATCCGAAGGAACTCAACGTGCTTAAATAACGCAATACGGTGCTGCTGGGTGAATTCACTTGATCGGCGATGTCCTGCAGCCGCATTTCACCACCTTGAGATACCAGTAATTCGATGATTTGTAATACTTTTTCGACCGATTGATTTTTTTTGACTTTTTTTTCAATCACTTTGTTTTCCCCCTCGTGAAAGGACTTCTCTTGATTGCAGTTTACCATAGACAGACGAATTTCTCAATTTTAATTTCACTAAGAGAAATTATATTTCAAAAGTTGTTGACAGCAGAAAAAGCCTCTGCTAAACTGTGGTTACACAAAACAAAAACCGATTTCACAGAGTGAAATTGCATGGAGGGAAAGATATGTTAGTAGCAGAAGCGATTGTACAAATTTTGGAAAAAGAAGGAATTGAAGACGTTTTCGGAATCCCAGGCGCAGGCATCAACCCAGTCTACAAATATTTGGAGAAATCCGATTCGATCAAACACATGGTCATGAGACACGAAGAAGCTTGCACCCACGCAGCAGATGGCTATTACCGTTCCAGCGGAAAAATGGCAATGGCTACTTGTACAGCCGGCCCTGGCGCGACCAATTTCATCACGGGCATCTATACTGCGAACATCGATTCTATTCCGTTTTTGGCATTGACGGGACAATCCGTAAGATCGCAGTTGAACAAGGATGCTTTTCAGTCAGTGGACATCGTGTCGATCGCTAAACCGATCGCAAAAGGCGCTTGGTGCGTAATGGATCCCAACGATACCGTTGAAATTTTCCGCGAAGGCTTCCGGATTGCACGCGAGGGCAAACCAGGTCCGATTCTGATTGATTTACCGTTGGATATACAGATGGCTGAAATCGATTTTGACATCGATAGCTACATCCCTTATGAAATCGAAAGACCGGCTCCGGAAACAGACAAAATCAAAGAAGCTCTGCAGTTGATTTCAGAAGCGAAAGCGCCTGTCATGATCATGGGCGGAGGCGTCATCCTTTCCGAAGCAACAAGCGAATGCATTGAATTGGCTGAAAAGCTTCAATTACCGGTCATCACAACTTATATGGCGAAAGGCGGCATTCCGGTCAATCATCCATTGAATGCAGGCCATGCCGGTATTCAAGTCGGCGGACCTCTTGGAAACAAAGTTTTGAGCGAAGCGGATGTCGTTCTGGGAATCGGTTGCCGCTTCACGGATCGCCACACCGGTGACATCAAAGTGTATTCGGAAGGCCGTAAATTCATCCATATCGATATCGAACCGAGCCAAATCGGGAAAATCATCCCGGCTGAAATCGGCATCGTAGCGGATGCAAAAATGGCAATCGAAGCATTGCTGGCTGAAGCGAAACAAATGGAAGCGTTTGGAGCGAAAGGGCTTGTTTCAGAACTGCCGCAGTTGAGCATCGATCTGAAACGGAAAACCGACTATGACAGCAGACCAATCAAACCGCATCGTGTATTCCAAGAGATGAATGAAGTATTCGGTGATGAAGTAATGTACACGACCGGTTGTGGATTGACGCAAATCTGGTCCGGCCAATTGCAGGACATCAATCGTCCAAGAAAATACTTGCCATCAGGCGGTGCGGGCACTCTAGGATTCGACATTCCAGGCGCAATCGGAGCCTCTGTTGGGGCACCGGGAATCAAGACTGTTTCGGTTTTGGGTGATTTCGGATTCACTTTCATGGTTGAGGAAATCGCGGTTGCGGCAGTCAACGATATTCCATTGGTCGTAGTCATCGTCAACAACGCCTACTTGGGACTGATCCGCCAAAACCAAAATTATGGCTATGATTTCGAATATGCTGTCCATATGGCTGAAAACCAAGGCATGATGGATTACGTTAAGGTAGCAGAAGGCTTCGGCTGCGAAGCGGAGCGCGTCTTCAATCCGGAGGACATCAAACCAGCTTTGGAACGTGCTTATGCATCGAACAAACCTTACGTCATCGATATCGTATGTGAAGAAGCGACCGACTGCTCAATGGGAGCAAGCATCACAGCCGTAAGAGAATTCGTATAAATCGACCCAAGAAAGGAGGCGGCACGCTTGCTTGCGAAACTCCGCAACCGGGAATGCTGCCCTCTTTATCGGCAAACAAACAGGCAATCAAAACAGTGAAGGAAGGGAAACCCATGATAGAACCAATGAATAAATATCTGCAGATCGGATTGATCCATTTTATGGCCTACCCGCAGGCGATGAACTGGAAGGATCAAGGGAACATCGTAGAGACCGTGAAAAAAATAGTGGTGGACGATTACTTTGATGCCATCGAAATTTCGCATATCGAGAAGGATGAAGACCGTGCGGCAATCAAAAAAATGCTGGATTCCAGCCATATGAAAGTCTGCTACGGGGCTCAGCCGCGCTTGCTGACGGCCGGATTAAACCCGAATGCCATCGACGAAACAGAACGGCTGAAGGCGGAAGCCATCCTGATCGATTCGATCGATGAAGCGGAATACCTAGGTGCCAAAGGAATTGCGTTCCTTTCCGGAAAATATGAGGAGGATACGAAGGCAGAAGCTTTCCGTCAATTGGTCAAAACGACTAAGGCAATCTGCGAATACGCAGCCAAGAAAGACATGACAATCACGCTGGAAGTCTTTGATTACGATCTGGATAAGAAATCTTTGATCGGTCCGGCACCGTACGCTGCAACATTTGCCGCTGAAATGCGCAGTCTGGTGGAGAATTTCGGATTGATGATGGATCTGTCCCATATTCCGCAAACACACGAGACATCAAAATATGCTATCCAAGTCACTAAGCCTTACATCACCCATCTGCATATGGGCAATGGCGTAGTGAAAGAGGGCGCGGAGGCATTCGGGGATACGCATCCACGCTTCGGTTTCCCGAACAGCGTAAATGACGTTCCAGAATTATTGGACTTCTTGAGAGTATTGCAGACGGAGGGATTCTTTGACAGCGTGAACCCGCCAGTGCTATCCTTCGAAGTGAAGCCGTGGCAGGATGAAGATCCGGATATCGTCATCGCAAACGCCAAACGGACATTGAATCGTGCGTGGAGCCTGTTATGACACAAGGAGGAAACGAAATGAAGATAGTTGTATTGGATGGCTATACGTTGAACCCGGGGGATCTCTCCTGGGAACGTCTGGAAAAATTAGGGGAATGCGCCATTTACGATCGCACGCCTAAAGATGAAATCGTCTCGCGGATCGGGGATGCTTCGATCGTATTCACAAACAAAACCCCTTTGACCGCTGAAATTTTCGCGGCTTGCCCGAATATCCGCTATGTCGGTGTTTTGGCGACGGGCTACAATGTCGTGGATACCGTGGCTGCCAAAGAGCAGGGCATCACCGTCACGAACATACCGACTTACGGGACTGCATCGGTGGCTCAATTCACTTTCGCTTTGTTGCTGGAAGTGTGCCACCACGTAGGCGAGCACGACAAAGCAGTCAAGCAAGGCCGTTGGCAGGAATCAGGGGATTTCTGCTTCTGGGATTATCCGCTGATCGAATTGGCCGGCAAAAAAATGGGCATCATCGGCTTCGGCCGGATCGGTCAGGCCGTGGCGAAAATCGCCATCGCATTCGGCATGGACGTGTTGGCATATGATCACAATGCTGATAAGAGCTTAGAGAACGAGCATACGACAATCGTAGAGCTGGACGAGCTATTGGCTCAATCGGATGTCGTGTCCTTGCATTGTCCGTTATTCCCGGAAACTGAAGGAATCATCAATGCAGCAGCTTTGGATAAAATGAAATCCAGTGCCATTTTGATCAATACGTCTCGTGGACCGTTGATCGTCGAAGAGGATTTGGCTGCGGCATTGAATGCCGGCAAGTTGCACGGAGCGGCCGTTGATGTCGTTTCGACAGAACCAGTGACGGAAGAAAATCCATTGTTCACTGCGAAAAATTGCCTGATCACACCGCATATCGCCTGGGCCCCGATCGAAGCCAGACAGCGCTTATTGGATATCGCGATTGACAATGTTGCCGCATTTTTGGAAGGAAAGCCAGTGAATAGCGTTTCTTGATGAAATGAACTGAATTGCAATGATTGTAAAAAGGAGAACAGAGATGAAACTGAGAGATGATGCAACGTATATCATAAATCAATCGATTCAGGCGGTATTACCAGACAAAGCCGTCACAAATGCTTTGAGTAAGATGGATATAGATGGCAAAATCCACATCATCGCAATCGGGAAAGCTGCTTGGCGCATGACGAAAGCGGCGGTGGATTATCTGGGCCAGCAATTCAAAGGCGGGATGGTCTTGACGAAATATGACCATTCGCTCGGTGAAATAGAACGGGTGACCATTTTCGAGGCAGGACATCCGATACCGGATCAGGCATCCATCGATGCGACCACTGAGATTTTGCAATATGTATCCGATATGCCGGAAGAAGATACCATCATATTTTTGATTTCCGGCGGCGGTTCCGCGCTGTTTGAAAAAACGCGGAATAATATCACTTTGGCTGAGCTGGAGGATATCAACAAGCAACTTTTGAATAGTGGAGCGAATATCGTCGAAATCAATACGATTCGTAAGCATCTCTCGGAAGTGAAGGGCGGCCAATTTGCCCAGTTGTGTTCTCCTCGTCACATTCATGCCATCATCCTATCTGACGTTTTGGGTGATCGATTGGACACGATCGCCTCTGGTCCGGCTTACCCTGATTTTTCGACGAGCGCAGAAGCGCAGAAAATTGTCGAGAAATACGATTTGAAATTATCGGAAAAGGCGCGGGAAGCCTTGCTGAAGGAAACCCCAAAATCGTTGGATAACGTAAACAACACCTTGATCGGGAGTGTGGATATTTTATGCCGCGAGGCGGTAATGCATGCACAAGCGCGCGGATACCATACTTGTCTGATGTCGACGGCCATTGAAGAGGAAGCTTCCGCAGTCGGGGAACGTCTTGGGGAACTCGCCAGAAAAATAGTCTCCGGACAAGAAGATGCCCAACTTCCGTGTGCCATTATTGCCGGAGGTGAGCCTGTCGTTACGATCAAAGGAGATGGGCTAGGGGGGCGAAACCAGGAATTAGCACTAGCTGCAGCTTTTCAGATTTCTGGATTGCCGCAAGTGGTATTGGCATCTGTCGGATCTGACGGAACGGATGGACCTACGGATGCTGCGGGAGGACTGGTCGACGGCGCTAGCTTAGCGCGCATGAGACGAAGCTACGCGGATGTGGAAGGTTTGTTGGCGAACAATGATTCCAACAAGGCTCTCGCCAGCAGCGGGGATCTGATCATTACGGGTCCTACGGGCACGAACGTGAATGATTTGATCATTTTGCTGATCGAGAAAGCGCCGGTCTGATAAAGGCAGTCGCACAACAAGAAGAAGGGTTTGCCTCCAGCTGAGGTAAACCCTTCTTCTTGTTGTGCGCTCCCAAGTAGGAGGGGCGCGGTGGTATGCGTGCGCAGCTCCTATGAAAGTAGCACTCGCCGGAGCACGCCGGTGATGATCGGCATTACCTCCGGCGAAACTTACGTTCGCCGGAGAAGCCGTCCCTTAGCTGCTTTTCTTGCTTAAACCATCAAGCCAGTGAATCAGTTGTTGATATGTGCATCGTCCTGCTGGCTTTGTCAGATCGGCATCAAAGTCGTGCGGCATTCCCAGAACAGGATGGAGCATAACTTCGGGTATCAGCTGGGTAGCTTGTTGGGTGAAATGGTAGGGAACATCCTTGTCAGCCGTGCTGGCTGTAAGAAAAGTAGGCGGCAACGACTGCAGTTCAGCTGCGGTCAAATTGAAAGCCGTCCGTTTTGTTTTGTCCTTCAGGAACAGTGGAACCCATTTTCCTGTCTGGCGGGCATGAAGGTATATCGGAAACCTCGCAGTAACGGGTCCCACAGCAAGCGGCCGCATTTGGATCAGCTGGTCCACGTAATGCGCAGGCACTTTAGGGAATGTGTTGTAGTAAGCATTCGGCAGATGGAAAGAGGGGTCATCCAGTGAATAGTAGCCATAAAAACTGGCCAATCCTTTCAGATGGGGATCCGCCGAACGGGCTGCCAACTGAAAGGCCAGGTAGGCACCGGCTGAACGGCCGAAAAGCACGTAATCCGCCGAGCCCAAATGGAACAATTTTTTGCCTTCCTCTCTGAACCAAACCAAGGACTGCTGCAGACACAGCATGATTTCGGGCAACTGGGTTTCCGGCGCCAGCGGATAATCAATCGTGAGCAGCGCATATCCGGCATCCGACAGCATTTTTCTATACGCATCGGGAAGGTCATTGCGGTCGCCGAATACTAATCCGCCCCCATGCAAGTAAAGGAGCGTCAACGGTTTAGAGGTAGCCGTAGCTGCGGGATAAAACGTCGCCTGTAGCTGTAGACCCTCATATACAAAATATGTCTCGGTTAAAGCATTCATTCTTTTCATCATTCCTTTCGCTGAATTCCTTTTCACTTTAGCATAATCTTCCTCATTTAAAATGACTCGATGTGTACATATGGCACAAAAATATATCCTATTTTGTGTATTCTGTTAATGATAAGCTATCAAGAAGCGCTTACAATATGAGTATGATATTTCGGAGGAGGAAACGGAAAAATGGACTGGATTAAGACAATTCAAGAGAATATTGATTTATTATCAGGTATCGGCAGCGACCCAACAGGCGGAATGACGCGCTTGCTTTACTCGGATTCTTGGTTGGAAGCTCAAAATGCCGTCAAAGCCAAAATGGGAGAAATCGGAATGGAGACACATTTCGATGAAGTAGGCAATCTATTCGGTAGACTTGAAGGTTCAAAATATCCGGATGAAACCATCATGTCGGGGTCACATATCGACACTGTCGTCAACGGTGGGAATCTGGATGGCCAATTCGGGGTAATATCTGCCTATCTCGCTGTAGCTTATTTAAAAGAGACTTACGGGCAACCTTTGCGCTCACTGGAAGTCATCTCGATGGCTGAAGAAGAGGGCAGCCGGTTCCCGACTGTGTTTTGGGGAAGCAAAAACTTTGTGAATACGGCGAAGAAAGAGGATGTCCTCGAAATCAGCGACTTTGAGGGTATCAAATTTGTGGATGCGATGCATCAAGCCGGATTCGACTTCAAAAAGGATGGGCAACAAAAAAGAGACGATATCAAAGCTTTCGTCGAGCTTCACATCGAGCAAGGGAATGTCCTTGAAAAAGAAGGACTCCAAATCGGCGTAGTCAACAGCATCGCTGGCCAGCGCCGGTATACTGTTGTTCTGAAAGGGCAAGCGAACCACGCTGGAACGACGCCGATGGGTTACCGCCGTGATGCAGTTTATGCTTTCAGCAGGATTTGCTCCGAGTCGATCGAAAAAGCAAAATCTGTTGGCGATCCATTGGTATTGACTTTCGGAAAAGTGGAACCGAAACCGAATACGGTGAATGTGGTGCCGGGGGAAGTTCTGTTCACAATCGATTGCCGCCATACGGACGGCAAGGTGCTGATCGATTTCACCCAAAAACTGGAACAACGCATCAACGAAATTGCTGACGAAATGGATATCGAAGCAACCATCGATCTTTGGATGGATGAAGCACCGGTTCCGATGGATGCAACCATCGTCTCAATTCTCGAAGAGGCCGCTAAAAAAGCAAACATGAAATACCGTGTGATGCACAGTGGAGCCGGACACGATGCCCAAATAATCGCACCGCATTATCCGACTGCCATGATTTTTGTTCCAAGCATCGATGGCATCAGCCATAATCCGGCTGAAGCGACGAAAATGGAAGATTTGGTCGAAGGCGTCAAAATGACGGCAAGTGCACTTTATGAATTAGCATATAAATAGAACAATACCAGAGAGATAGGATGGAGAGAGAATGGGGTACAAAAACAATAATACAGGCTACAGAGACGGACTGTTGGAATCGAGAGCCGTAATCAAGAGACACAACTATGCTTTGCTTCCGCATGATGGATTGGTGAAAAACGTCGTTCCCGGCTTTGAAAATTGCGAGGTCACCATTTTGGCTTCGCAAAAATTGGGAGCCAGCTTTGTGGATTACATCATTTCCATGAAGGCGGGCGGCAAAAATGTGCAGGGCTTCGGAGCGGAAGGCGTCGAGACGTTCGTGTATGTTATGGACGGAAAACTGAAGGTAAGTGATGGAAACGAGAGTCATGAGCTGGAGACCGGTGGATATGTTTACTTGCCGGCTGGCGTGTTGATGCAT contains these protein-coding regions:
- a CDS encoding MurR/RpiR family transcriptional regulator, whose translation is MTIIEEIQNKYSAFSANEKKIADYILRNKASIKNMNIKDLAAKVDTSTSSITRFCKHINIDGFVDMKIALRSATSNQPSKEMPTVYDDIYGYYTQVIDETNQMIEDQAIETVVDWIKNAKKTVIYGIGSSGFTAAELAQRLIRMGLNVTGVTDSHLMIINSSIIKEDELVIAISNSGETPELIASLEIAKKKKAKIIALTSFKNSSLTKLADVTCFGYHSRFVNNTVFVNTQFGMVYLIDVISTLLLQDEDFQYNMDLTRANVQGYSKKTE
- the nagA gene encoding N-acetylglucosamine-6-phosphate deacetylase, with product MKKVIIHAEVYTGETVIADGFVRFGKEISAVGKMSEYVPETGDEVIDAAGSRLMPGFIDVHSHGGYGMDNMDGDADEINRMIGKMHQEGITSYFPTTMTQSTENIEKALIGIRKAAEKNPVIQGIHLEGPFISAVFKGAQPEEHIKLPDAALMRRWQELSGGLIRLVTYAPETSDATAFESYCLDNQIVLSVGHSNAQRSQLQQSKASHITHLYNAQRGLHHREPGVTGHAFLEDDIYVEMIVDGLHIDPEMVKLAFKQKGADRIELITDAMRAKGMGDGISELGGQKVIVKDGEARLESGNLAGSVLEFQKAFENVISFTGCSISDAVKMSSVNQAREFGLVRKGSIAPGKDADMVLLSKAFTVERTISFGKTVFNKNGK
- the nagB gene encoding glucosamine-6-phosphate deaminase; translated protein: MKLIIKANPEEASRCAFEKIQEAMESGAKVLGLATGSTPERLYRIMRESELDFSGMTSINLDEYMGLSEDSPHSYHHFMHEQLFDAKPFKKNYLLDGLADEEEECAQFEEIIAANPIDVQILGIGTNGHIGFNEPGTPFDSRTQKVALWQSTIDSNKRYFADEKDVPRFAYSMGIQTILSAKKIILMAFGKEKASAVKAALEGPITEDLPASVLQTHKDVTVILDEEAAQLLSKK
- the dhaL gene encoding dihydroxyacetone kinase subunit DhaL, which codes for MLTVETARTWLSLFIEKLEKNEKYLNSLDESIGDGDHGANMLRGANELKVNLTGESSVLLPDLFKLAGMSFIKKTGGAAGLLYGQAFLHMSQALQASSDLLDSLTSGLEGIQKVGQAELQEKTLVDVWSPVIEDIRNKCLSLERINAHVTSTKGFQAKKGRAAYVSEQLNGHIDPGAASCGYFFEAMLEAGVYDE
- the dhaM gene encoding dihydroxyacetone kinase phosphoryl donor subunit DhaM, coding for MSEQYGILLVSHVAELADGLARLLKQVAEDVSVKAIGGAEDGGIGTSFDKATAALNEMSEPNILAFYDLGSAKMNLELVSEMSEKNLIICDAAFVEGAYLTAALLQADTPYEKICEQLQELYVK
- a CDS encoding IclR family transcriptional regulator gives rise to the protein MIEKKVKKNQSVEKVLQIIELLVSQGGEMRLQDIADQVNSPSSTVLRYLSTLSSFGYVYQNADSSKYALTLKLAQLGSLVSGQYDIRNLVHDDLVALSKEFQESSCLAIEEDHEVVYIDVINGPDNMLKTMQRIGKRAPLHATSVGKNILQNYTEKEIEDILKEKGMPALTAKTLTTPEALFKELETVQETGVAMDNEECEIGARCISVPLIDYTGKVVAAISISGPVFRMTDEKVEKIKEYMLRMSKEISKKLAYTE
- a CDS encoding thiamine pyrophosphate-dependent enzyme; translation: MLVAEAIVQILEKEGIEDVFGIPGAGINPVYKYLEKSDSIKHMVMRHEEACTHAADGYYRSSGKMAMATCTAGPGATNFITGIYTANIDSIPFLALTGQSVRSQLNKDAFQSVDIVSIAKPIAKGAWCVMDPNDTVEIFREGFRIAREGKPGPILIDLPLDIQMAEIDFDIDSYIPYEIERPAPETDKIKEALQLISEAKAPVMIMGGGVILSEATSECIELAEKLQLPVITTYMAKGGIPVNHPLNAGHAGIQVGGPLGNKVLSEADVVLGIGCRFTDRHTGDIKVYSEGRKFIHIDIEPSQIGKIIPAEIGIVADAKMAIEALLAEAKQMEAFGAKGLVSELPQLSIDLKRKTDYDSRPIKPHRVFQEMNEVFGDEVMYTTGCGLTQIWSGQLQDINRPRKYLPSGGAGTLGFDIPGAIGASVGAPGIKTVSVLGDFGFTFMVEEIAVAAVNDIPLVVVIVNNAYLGLIRQNQNYGYDFEYAVHMAENQGMMDYVKVAEGFGCEAERVFNPEDIKPALERAYASNKPYVIDIVCEEATDCSMGASITAVREFV
- a CDS encoding TIM barrel protein, which gives rise to MIEPMNKYLQIGLIHFMAYPQAMNWKDQGNIVETVKKIVVDDYFDAIEISHIEKDEDRAAIKKMLDSSHMKVCYGAQPRLLTAGLNPNAIDETERLKAEAILIDSIDEAEYLGAKGIAFLSGKYEEDTKAEAFRQLVKTTKAICEYAAKKDMTITLEVFDYDLDKKSLIGPAPYAATFAAEMRSLVENFGLMMDLSHIPQTHETSKYAIQVTKPYITHLHMGNGVVKEGAEAFGDTHPRFGFPNSVNDVPELLDFLRVLQTEGFFDSVNPPVLSFEVKPWQDEDPDIVIANAKRTLNRAWSLL
- a CDS encoding D-2-hydroxyacid dehydrogenase encodes the protein MKIVVLDGYTLNPGDLSWERLEKLGECAIYDRTPKDEIVSRIGDASIVFTNKTPLTAEIFAACPNIRYVGVLATGYNVVDTVAAKEQGITVTNIPTYGTASVAQFTFALLLEVCHHVGEHDKAVKQGRWQESGDFCFWDYPLIELAGKKMGIIGFGRIGQAVAKIAIAFGMDVLAYDHNADKSLENEHTTIVELDELLAQSDVVSLHCPLFPETEGIINAAALDKMKSSAILINTSRGPLIVEEDLAAALNAGKLHGAAVDVVSTEPVTEENPLFTAKNCLITPHIAWAPIEARQRLLDIAIDNVAAFLEGKPVNSVS